One Orcinus orca chromosome 8, mOrcOrc1.1, whole genome shotgun sequence genomic window, tccctggctTCCTGGAAAGCTTGCTCCCCCTAAAGTTTGCATAGCAGTTAATCATCTGGGTTCCCAACAATGGGCTCTGCCCATCTTGGGACATGTAAAAATAGGATTTGGGAGGCTTCTGGAGATAAAGAGAAATCCTCTGCGCCCGGCTATTTAAAGAGACATAGGGAGGGGTAGGGGCCCTTTCCAGTCCTCTGGCTTCACACAGGGAGCCTTAGAGGTCAGAtcaatgttttcctttctcctcgCAGCAGCAGGACTACCAACTCTTCTCACGCCTCCCGGGACATCTGCCAAGGGCCCAGGCCTGgcagcccctcctccacccctggcGGGGGCGTGACGGAAAAACGCTGAACTGGGACTCGGGGACCAGGGTCCCCAGAGTGATCAGGTCTCCCCAGGCGATCCTGGGTAGGTGATGGGCATGGCCAGGTAATCTCTAAGTTTCCCTCTACTTTGAGTTGCCTAGAGGTGCGAGGCCATCTGCCGGCCTCTCCGTTGGCAGCGTGCGCGTGCTTCTGAGCACAGACCCTGAGCCGGGCTGTCTGGTTTCTAGCCCAGCTCCACTACTAGTTAGTCATGAGACTTGGGGCCAGCTGCCTAACCTCTCTGCCGGGTGTGGGGAGCAGCCCCCATCTCATAGGGTGGCTGCAAGGTCAAGGGAGCTAATACGCATGAAACACGAGTGTGCCTGGCCCAGAACAAGTGCTGTGCAGGTGTGACCATCCCTACAGCTAGGTGTCTGGCCCAGAACTGACGGGAATTTTGCGCCCTACTATTTAGGAATGTGGCTCTTCCTCCTGTGGTCCTGGCAGGGTGTGGGGAAGAGACTGGACCCCAAGTAACTGCACCCGCTGGAGGAGAGCCACGAGTCAGTCAGGCTGCAGGAGCCAGGGGAGGGCCTGATGCCACCGTGAAGAGCAGAACATGCGGCCTTGGGGTCGGCAGGCCACTTGATCTAGCAGGCTCTTGTCTTGACCAGGGCCATCGCTACCTGTAAAAGGGTAAAGCTTTGACTAGAATGCATCAATTGTTTTGATTAATTTCCCTGCAGGTGGAAAAACGAGGTCTTTTaaacaaaaaagcagaaacacagaaaatgatAGTTCTTTATTTTGATAGTTGAGGGGCAAGTTATAAAACAGACAGCACAGAGCTTTGTGACTGCCTCAGGTAGGCAATgaacacagagatgaacaatgaACAGGCAATGAACACAGGGATACAGAAATGTAAACAAGACAAGGCTTCCAGAGAATGTTAGTTCATGCTATACACCTTCCAGAATACAGCAGCTCCCACAGACTCTAAAGTAAACTAAAACGAGAGTCTTCCAGAACAATCCATACACGTTCTGAGGGAGGTCAGAGAAGGCTCCTTCCCTGCATCTGGGGACGGTGCAGTCGCTGCTCTTTCCGGGCAGGAGAGGCCAAGGCTGGTTCCACCTGGGCTTTGGCTTCACGGGGCGGCTTCACCTGCTCTGTTCTGTGTTCTCTTTCGAGTTTGCTTCTCGTTCTTCGGCAGGCTGGCTCCAGCCCCTGCCCGTCGTTCCCTTTCGACCCACACCCCTTTCGTGTTCTTAGCagggagcccagcccagccaagGGAGCCTggcagagtccctcaggtggagCCAACCAGCCCAGGGGTGGCTCCCTCCTTAGGTGCGCAAGACCCAGCCTCGCCATTTGCCAAACATTCagaaaaaaggctacaaatgtaACTTGTTAACCATCTAATACTGTCCTCCCTCTAGAAGTTTCTGATATGTCTGGTTATTATTCTGTCCCAATTTTTTTGTTCCCGTCCTAGGGTTTTTGACTCTCCCAGGAAAAGAGCAGGCCTCGCAGCCTGGCCCCGCACTCTTGCTGTTACTTCAGGCAGTGGACTCTGGGCGCATCACAGACTCGTCACCCCAACCGGCTTACCCCTGCGGCCGCAGCtggacaccccccaccccggaTCTCCGGAATGGTGAGTTGTTCCGCAAAAGGTCTGTTATCAGGAGGCTCTCGGTCACCCTGAGACTTGCCTTCAAAGgatgtgggagggaggcagagacacGGGGAGGGAAGAGCAGAAGATGTGACGGCTGTCCCGGCAGAAGAGGGAGAACAGAGAGCAGTACAGCCTCCtccaggcagggctggaggaAAGTCTTAGGTTAAATATCTCAGGAGGTATGAGGGGTGGGTCAGGGCAGCCACCCCAGAGCCAAGGCGCAGAGGAGGCGTGAAACGTCCAGGATAAATAGAACTGCGTGGGGAGGAGAAAAGCCAGCTCCACCCTCTCTTAAAACAGTCGCCATCGgcaccaaaaatatatattactatcTGTACAtatgtcatcttttaaaaaaggaaataaaaccttcTTGGcaccttgtagttgatttcttaAAAATGAGGTGATATATGGCAAGGCCTCCCGCGTGCGCGCACGTCCACGGCTGTGCACACACGTGCATCTCCCTGTCGAAGAGCAGCGCCCTGCAGCGCCCCTGCAGCCCTGAGCGCGAGGAACATGGCCGGGCGGGCCGCCGCCAGCTCCTGCACGGCTGTTGTTTGCAGGGGTGCCCTCTGCCGGGGCGCCTGACTCTGCCGTCCACGGGGGACCAGCAGCCCCCTATCCCCCCGCTGCTCCAGAAGCAGAGGACGACAGGATCGCCCTCACGTACCTCCTCTGGGAAGGAAGTCCTGTCTCTGGACCCGAGCTGCTTCAAATCGAAGGCAGCCctggcccgccccgccccgccccacagTTACACATGTCTGCCCGGGCTCAGAGCGGCCTCTGCCCCCCAAACACCGACGCAAATGCGAGCAGAGGTCAGCACCGGCCCGAGCGAGCATGCGTGCCCACGGGCTCCACGCCAGGTCACCGGCGCTCCGGCAGGAGGCCGCAGAGGGCGGGCTGGCCGGGCGGCAGGGAGGCGGCCCTCGCCTTCTCGGGGCTGCCCAAGCCAGGGTACCACTGCTCAGAGGTGGTGACTGCTCTGCAGCAGGGAGGTGACGGTGTCCTGCAAGGCCACGGCCACCTTCTTGGAGGTCTTGCGCAGCAGCGGGCTGTCAGGGTGGCGCTCCTTCAGGTGCAGGATGTGGCCCTCCTGGCTCTCAGACGTGCAGCCGCACTCCTCGCACACGTACAGCTTGGCCCGCCGCTCCTTGTACGCGTACTTCTGCTGCACGCCGTGGATCTTCTTGAGATGAGACTCCAGAGAGCAGCGCTGCGTGAAGGCCTTGTCGCACAGGCTGCATTTGTAGGGCCGCACACCTGCGGGGAGGGCAGTGCCGGCGTCAGGGACCCGACTCCGCGGCAGAGGAGCGCCCGGAGGCCCGCCCGACTCCAGCTCCCCAGCGAACCGCGGAGGACGTCTGCCCAGAGCTCCCAGGCCCCCCAGGGCCCAGGACAGCAGCACGGCGGCCGCGGCCGCGGCCTCCGCCGGGCGGGCTCCTCTTACCAGTGTGGGTGCGCACGTGCCTCTTCAGGTCAAAGGTGTCGTTGAAGCCCTTCCCGCAGTAGGTGCAGAGGTGCCTCTTGACGTCGTTGTGACACTTCATGTGGCGATTCAGCATGCGCTGGTACGTGAAGGCCTTCCGGCAGATGTGGCAGGTGAAGAGGTCTCCACTGGGAGTGTCCCCCAGAGTCACCTGTGGGCGAGGACGGGGTTTGTGACGGACACCCAGGAGTTGGGGCTGCAGGTGGCAGACTGCGAGGACACACACACCAGCCCCCAGCCACGTGAGGAGGGCGGTGCCCACCCCAGAGGCCACACCTCTGTGCCGCTGGCTCCCAGAGGTCTGGTGGTGGAGCTGGAAGGAAGGTCCGCCTCCTGTTGGGCTCCTGAGTCTCTGTGCAGGGCCGCCACCCAGCCCCTTCCTTACCATCTGTGGCCATCTCCCCACAGAAACAGCCCGATTCAGTAACTCTACCTGTTAGAAAGTCCTCCCTTCACTGAGGCCAAATCTTTCTCTGTAGTTTCTGCCCTCTGTTCCCATTCTAAGCCTTAGGACAGGGAAGAGTGCCCACAACGCGGTCTCCGTGCAGCCTTCCCAGGCTGAGGCCACCGCTAGGAGCCTGGAGTCCCCTCACAGGCCAGCCCCGCCCCTGGCCTTCCTTGAGCCTGACGTGGTCTGGTCTGAGTCCCTTTGCCACCCTGATGACTCTCTTGGttataaacatttttcattttctttgtaattatggAACAGCTGTTCAGAAGTGGAGACGTGGCCTCAACGCCCTACCTCTGTGAATGTTCAGAGGTTACTTGTGCTTTGTGGTGGCCTTGTCGCTGGCCACTCCTCCCAAGCTCCCTGGGCACCGGGCGCACCCCATCACCCCATGCCTTCGGGCACCGGGTAAATGCCTTGCTGCTAGCTAAGCAAGCCCTTTGGGGTCAGGACTCGCTCCTCTGGCACATCTGCTGTCCTGTGCCCCCTGCTCGCTCTCTCCACGCGCTCCCTAGCCACTGGGATtaaggggtgggaggaagggcccTCGGGGATCAGGGGCACTGTGTCAGCTCCCCAGCCAACCGCCCAGCACATGTCTTGGCGATTCCCCTCTGGTTACAACATGTGGCCTCTGCAGTTAAGAGAGGCGGGAACAGCACTGCACGGCCAgttttcttcagtcttttggcTCATAGGAAAGCTCCACGGGAGCCCTTCCTCTAGATGACTGCTTCCAGATCCCGGAGCTTTCAGGAATGCAGGCCCAGCCAGAGACAGCCCTGCTGTTCGCACACTGGAAAGCAGGGGCATTCCTGTgagctccttcctgcctctgctgcTGAGCAGGGGGCGCTCACCAGGCCCCGCCCCAGACGCAAGGCTCCGGGATGGAAGCGGGATGGAAGCACACACTTGGGCGAGGCGGAGACTGCCGCCGGGCACCTGCGCAGGGAGTCGACCACCGAGCAGACTCCAGACCTCACTCTCAGGCGGCGGAGACGCAGGCCCAGGCCAGCTTGCAGAGCCAGGCTCACGCTTCCCCGCTTCTCCTAGGACTTCTGTGTAAAGAGGTGCCTCCCCTCAAGACCCGAAATGAAGCTAAACAACCCCCAGAGAGGACTCCAAAGGGTTAAGCGTCTTTGGAACCTCACTGCTTCTTCCCAGCGCACGGGCATTCTCACTTCCGACCCACTTCTCTTCTTTGCCACCCCCGTCCGTGCTCCAGTGAGGTTCACTTCTCTGCAGAAACCTAGACCCAGATCCAAGGCCAATCTCTGCTTAAGTCTCATTTGTGCCACGTCTCGTGGGCTGGACCCAGGAGGATACACGTGCCCCTGGCCGTTGGAGACAGCGTGAGGGTCAGTACCTTCATCTTGGTGCGCAGGAAGCCATGGTCCCTGCTCTGTGGGTCTGCCAGGCGGCTCGTGTCTTCCAAGGGCAGCTGGGCCACCACGCAGGGTCCTGGGGTCACACTATAGCTGGAGTCCCGAAGGCTCATGTCCAAAGCCAGGGGGCAAGAAGGGGGTTCGGCCACTGATGGCTCTGGCTCCCTGTAGGGCTGTGGTGGGCAGAAGCCTAGGCTGACTGGGAAGAGAAGAACAGCCAAGTGAGGGGCTTGGTGGAGAAAAGGGGATTGCGTGGGATTTCCGGAAGGTTCCCTGGCGGTTAGCTGGCTGGAACGTGGAGCCGCTGTCCCACCCCTTGCAGGCATGTGGCAGAGCAGGGCTGCCCCCAGCCCACTGCATGCcgcacctccctccccccaccccattaaGGTAATTACAGGTGACGCCAGCCAAGCTCCACGGCCCACAGGCCTGCCCGCTGAGTAATCTGTGTCTTAGCGGAACTGGGAGGACCAAAGCTGCCCTGCCAATTATTCTTCCCGAGCTGTCTGCCTGCCCCACCTGGGCCAGTCCCTCTGGATTCCAGGCCTCATCCACGCTCCTGCAGGGACAAAGGGCACCACTGGAGGCCCTGGACCCAGGGACTCATCCCTGCCCCAGAAGGGTCCCGGTGGTCTGCGCCACTCCGAGCCTCTCTTCCAGGCAGATTTAGCTGCTGGCCGTGGGGAACGAGTGGTCCTAACCCCTCTCTCCTTCCGGGTGGTCTGTCCCTGACGTTGCAGCTCATTGGGGCTCCAGGCTCCCCACTCCCGCTGGCCCAGCTTAGCAGGTGAGCAGGccgggtggggcagggcagggaggaggtcaGGGAGCAGCAGGTGGATGCAGCCTAACAGCCTCCTGGGCAGCCTGCCCGGCTGTTACGCAAGCCTCCCCCAGAGCAGGGACCGCTCACTTGCTTGGTTGCTGTGGCGCTTTGAGGGCTGGGCTCCCGCCCTTCGCACGGCAGCTGCAGCGATACCAGCAATACCGGCAGCCCTTTGACACGCTGCTCCCCACGGCAGACACCTCACGCTAAACAGGGCTGGAGAGGCTTGGCCCTCGTCCTGACTAGACAGGAGGGGAGCTCTCCCGAGTGACACAGAGGAGACAAGTCTCAAAGCCCCAGAGCTGAGGCAAATAATCTAATGTTACGGTTTGGTCAGTATTTTTCTCCCGAAGAGGCTAAGCTAGGAACATGTTCCAAGCCTCAGAAGGGAAAATCAAGAGGGGCACAGGAAGGAAAGGATGAGTGGGCTTCAGGGAGAGGGACTTAGC contains:
- the OVOL1 gene encoding putative transcription factor Ovo-like 1 isoform X3, with the translated sequence MSLRDSSYSVTPGPCVVAQLPLEDTSRLADPQSRDHGFLRTKMKVTLGDTPSGDLFTCHICRKAFTYQRMLNRHMKCHNDVKRHLCTYCGKGFNDTFDLKRHVRTHTGVRPYKCSLCDKAFTQRCSLESHLKKIHGVQQKYAYKERRAKLYVCEECGCTSESQEGHILHLKERHPDSPLLRKTSKKVAVALQDTVTSLLQSSHHL
- the OVOL1 gene encoding putative transcription factor Ovo-like 1 isoform X1; protein product: MPARGGTAAPRSSQLTAREPSGNPTQSPFLHQAPHLAVLLFPVSLGFCPPQPYREPEPSVAEPPSCPLALDMSLRDSSYSVTPGPCVVAQLPLEDTSRLADPQSRDHGFLRTKMKVTLGDTPSGDLFTCHICRKAFTYQRMLNRHMKCHNDVKRHLCTYCGKGFNDTFDLKRHVRTHTGVRPYKCSLCDKAFTQRCSLESHLKKIHGVQQKYAYKERRAKLYVCEECGCTSESQEGHILHLKERHPDSPLLRKTSKKVAVALQDTVTSLLQSSHHL
- the OVOL1 gene encoding putative transcription factor Ovo-like 1 isoform X2, yielding MPRAFLVKKTFVSTCRRNWSELPDEERGEIYVPVSLGFCPPQPYREPEPSVAEPPSCPLALDMSLRDSSYSVTPGPCVVAQLPLEDTSRLADPQSRDHGFLRTKMKVTLGDTPSGDLFTCHICRKAFTYQRMLNRHMKCHNDVKRHLCTYCGKGFNDTFDLKRHVRTHTGVRPYKCSLCDKAFTQRCSLESHLKKIHGVQQKYAYKERRAKLYVCEECGCTSESQEGHILHLKERHPDSPLLRKTSKKVAVALQDTVTSLLQSSHHL